A window of Juglans regia cultivar Chandler chromosome 7, Walnut 2.0, whole genome shotgun sequence contains these coding sequences:
- the LOC108991936 gene encoding cucumisin-like isoform X2 encodes MARKTSRLSWLLLLSLATILVVGHSASQNDRKAYIVYMGERRQDEVSTLSGLHASMLQEVIDSTGPESLLYSYKRSFNGFAAKLTEEEAQKMAGMEGVVSVFPSKQKKLHTTRSWDFLGFPQQVERTTVESDIIIGVLDSGIWPESDSFSDKGFGPPPSKWRGTCRASTNFTCNNKIIGAQYYRSNGDVSGNDIRSPRDSDGHGTHTASIAAGNVVNMASVQGLGSGTARGGVPSARIAVYKICWLDGCSDADILAAFDDAVADGVDLITISVGGTADSYFKNSIAIGAFHAMRNGILTSNSAGNRGPGLATLANISPWSLSVAASAIDRKFFTEVQLGNDNIYEGISINTFDLKKEMYPIIYGGDAPNTTEGSQGSLSRYCLPDSLDQNLVKGKIVLCDLLVDGEGAFQASAVGTVIKGPRPRDSAFSFPLPASYIGIEDGNNVYIYINSTRSPTATILKTKERKDAFAPYIPSFSSRGPNVVTPNILKPDLAAPGLNILAAWSPIAPISEVEGDNRKLSFNIVSGTSMACPHATGVAAYVKSLHPKWSPAAIKSALMTTAEPMSAGKNPEAELAYGAGNINPSKAPNPGLIYDIDAADYIKFLCGQGYNTKILQLLTGDNSSCSDATNGTVNDLNYPAFALSTPPLRSINRVFIRIVTNVGSPTSTYKAILNSPLGLTIKVTPSILSFTSLGQKLPFTLTIEGTLDKFIVSASLTWDDGTFQVRSPIAVFAP; translated from the exons ATGGCACGCAAAACTTCTAGACTTTCATGGCTTCTCCTCCTCAGCCTCGCGACCATTCTCGTTGTTGGTCACTCAGCTTCACAGAATGACAGAAAG GCTTATATTGTCTATATGGGAGAAAGGCGGCAGGACGAGGTTTCCACATTATCCGGCCTTCACGCGAGCATGCTACAAGAAGTCATTGACAG TACTGGACCGGAATCTCTACTTTATAGCTACAAGAGGAGTTTCAATGGATTTGCAGCGAAGCTAACCGAGGAAGAAGCTCAAAAAATGGCTG GAATGGAAGGTGTAGTGTCCGTCTTCCCCAGCAAACAGAAAAAGCTCCATACAACAAGGTCATGGGACTTCCTTGGCTTCCCGCAGCAAGTTGAAAGAACAACTGTTGAGAGCGACATCATTATTGGAGTTCTTGACAGTGGAATCTGGCCCGAGTCTGATAGCTTTAGCGACAAAGGATTTGGTCCACCGCCTAGCAAATGGAGGGGCACCTGCCGAGCCTCAACCAACTTTACTTGCAACAA TAAAATCATAGGAGCGCAATATTACCGCAGCAATGGAGATGTTTCCGGAAATGACATTAGATCTCCTCGAGATTCAGATGGCCACGGGACACATACCGCATCCATAGCAGCTGGGAACGTTGTTAACATGGCAAGTGTACAGGGGCTTGGCTCGGGAACAGCAAGAGGAGGGGTTCCATCAGCACGCATTGCTGTGTACAAAATATGTTGGCTTGATGGCTGTAGTGATGCTGACATTCTTGCAGCTTTTGATGATGCTGTTGCTGATGGCGTCGACCTAATAACTATTTCAGTCGGTGGAACTGCTGATAgctattttaaaaattcaattgCGATCGGTGCCTTTCATGCAATGAGAAATGGAATATTGACATCAAACTCAGCTGGTAACAGGGGTCCAGGTCTAGCAACCCTCGCAAACATTTCGCCCTGGTCTCTTTCCGTGGCTGCAAGCGCCATAGATCGAAAGTTCTTCACTGAGGTCCAATTGGGTAACGACAATATCTATGag GGAATTTCAATTAATACATTTGACCTCAAGAAGGAAATGTATCCGATAATTTATGGCGGAGATGCACCAAACACCACAGAGGGTTCTCAGGGGTCCTTGTCCAG ATATTGTCTGCCAGATTCATTGGATCAGAATTTAGTGAAAGGGAAAATTGTACTTTGTGATTTGCTGGTTGATGGGGAAGGGGCATTCCAAGCAAGCGCGGTTGGAACTGTGATTAAAGGCCCAAGGCCCAGGGATAGTGCCTTCTCTTTTCCCTTACCCGCATCATACATTGGCATCGAGGATGGTAACAACGTCTACATCTACATAAATTCTACAAG GAGCCCGACTGCGACTATTCTCAAGACTAAGGAGCGTAAGGATGCATTTGCACCTTACATACCCTCCTTCTCATCAAGGGGTCCAAATGTAGTTACGCCCAACATTCTCAAG CCGGATTTAGCAGCTCCCGGACTCAACATTCTAGCAGCATGGTCACCAATTGCCCCAATTTCCGAGGTTGAAGGTGATAATAGAAAACTGTCATTCAATATTGTGTCGGGCACCTCCATGGCTTGCCCACATGCTACAGGAGTTGCTGCTTACGTCAAATCCTTGCACCCCAAATGGTCACCTGCCGCTATCAAGTCGGCTCTCATGACTACcg CTGAGCCCATGAGTGCTGGAAAGAATCCGGAGGCTGAACTTGCATACGGTGCAGGCAATATAAATCCTTCAAAGGCTCCAAATCCTGGTTTAATCTATGATATTGATGCAGCTGACTACATAAAATTTCTTTGCGGACAAGGATATAATACCAAAATATTACAACTTCTGACTGGGGACAATAGTAGCTGTTCTGATGCCACCAATGGAACCGTCAACGATCTAAACTATCCTGCATTTGCTTTATCCACGCCGCCCTTGAGATCCATCAATCGTGTTTTCATTCGGATTGTCACCAATGTTGGATCCCCGACGTCTACGTATAAAGCTATTTTGAACTCCCCACTTGGACTTACAATCAAAGTAACTCCTAGCATTCTATCTTTCACATCTCTTGGACAAAAGCTACCGTTTACGCTCACGATCGAAGGAACTCTAGATAAGTTTATAGTCTCTGCTTCTTTAACGTGGGATGACGGTACGTTCCAAGTGAGGAGCCCCATTGCTGTGTTTGCACCCTGA
- the LOC108991936 gene encoding cucumisin-like isoform X1, whose translation MARKTSRLSWLLLLSLATILVVGHSASQNDRKAYIVYMGERRQDEVSTLSGLHASMLQEVIDSNTGPESLLYSYKRSFNGFAAKLTEEEAQKMAGMEGVVSVFPSKQKKLHTTRSWDFLGFPQQVERTTVESDIIIGVLDSGIWPESDSFSDKGFGPPPSKWRGTCRASTNFTCNNKIIGAQYYRSNGDVSGNDIRSPRDSDGHGTHTASIAAGNVVNMASVQGLGSGTARGGVPSARIAVYKICWLDGCSDADILAAFDDAVADGVDLITISVGGTADSYFKNSIAIGAFHAMRNGILTSNSAGNRGPGLATLANISPWSLSVAASAIDRKFFTEVQLGNDNIYEGISINTFDLKKEMYPIIYGGDAPNTTEGSQGSLSRYCLPDSLDQNLVKGKIVLCDLLVDGEGAFQASAVGTVIKGPRPRDSAFSFPLPASYIGIEDGNNVYIYINSTRSPTATILKTKERKDAFAPYIPSFSSRGPNVVTPNILKPDLAAPGLNILAAWSPIAPISEVEGDNRKLSFNIVSGTSMACPHATGVAAYVKSLHPKWSPAAIKSALMTTAEPMSAGKNPEAELAYGAGNINPSKAPNPGLIYDIDAADYIKFLCGQGYNTKILQLLTGDNSSCSDATNGTVNDLNYPAFALSTPPLRSINRVFIRIVTNVGSPTSTYKAILNSPLGLTIKVTPSILSFTSLGQKLPFTLTIEGTLDKFIVSASLTWDDGTFQVRSPIAVFAP comes from the exons ATGGCACGCAAAACTTCTAGACTTTCATGGCTTCTCCTCCTCAGCCTCGCGACCATTCTCGTTGTTGGTCACTCAGCTTCACAGAATGACAGAAAG GCTTATATTGTCTATATGGGAGAAAGGCGGCAGGACGAGGTTTCCACATTATCCGGCCTTCACGCGAGCATGCTACAAGAAGTCATTGACAG CAATACTGGACCGGAATCTCTACTTTATAGCTACAAGAGGAGTTTCAATGGATTTGCAGCGAAGCTAACCGAGGAAGAAGCTCAAAAAATGGCTG GAATGGAAGGTGTAGTGTCCGTCTTCCCCAGCAAACAGAAAAAGCTCCATACAACAAGGTCATGGGACTTCCTTGGCTTCCCGCAGCAAGTTGAAAGAACAACTGTTGAGAGCGACATCATTATTGGAGTTCTTGACAGTGGAATCTGGCCCGAGTCTGATAGCTTTAGCGACAAAGGATTTGGTCCACCGCCTAGCAAATGGAGGGGCACCTGCCGAGCCTCAACCAACTTTACTTGCAACAA TAAAATCATAGGAGCGCAATATTACCGCAGCAATGGAGATGTTTCCGGAAATGACATTAGATCTCCTCGAGATTCAGATGGCCACGGGACACATACCGCATCCATAGCAGCTGGGAACGTTGTTAACATGGCAAGTGTACAGGGGCTTGGCTCGGGAACAGCAAGAGGAGGGGTTCCATCAGCACGCATTGCTGTGTACAAAATATGTTGGCTTGATGGCTGTAGTGATGCTGACATTCTTGCAGCTTTTGATGATGCTGTTGCTGATGGCGTCGACCTAATAACTATTTCAGTCGGTGGAACTGCTGATAgctattttaaaaattcaattgCGATCGGTGCCTTTCATGCAATGAGAAATGGAATATTGACATCAAACTCAGCTGGTAACAGGGGTCCAGGTCTAGCAACCCTCGCAAACATTTCGCCCTGGTCTCTTTCCGTGGCTGCAAGCGCCATAGATCGAAAGTTCTTCACTGAGGTCCAATTGGGTAACGACAATATCTATGag GGAATTTCAATTAATACATTTGACCTCAAGAAGGAAATGTATCCGATAATTTATGGCGGAGATGCACCAAACACCACAGAGGGTTCTCAGGGGTCCTTGTCCAG ATATTGTCTGCCAGATTCATTGGATCAGAATTTAGTGAAAGGGAAAATTGTACTTTGTGATTTGCTGGTTGATGGGGAAGGGGCATTCCAAGCAAGCGCGGTTGGAACTGTGATTAAAGGCCCAAGGCCCAGGGATAGTGCCTTCTCTTTTCCCTTACCCGCATCATACATTGGCATCGAGGATGGTAACAACGTCTACATCTACATAAATTCTACAAG GAGCCCGACTGCGACTATTCTCAAGACTAAGGAGCGTAAGGATGCATTTGCACCTTACATACCCTCCTTCTCATCAAGGGGTCCAAATGTAGTTACGCCCAACATTCTCAAG CCGGATTTAGCAGCTCCCGGACTCAACATTCTAGCAGCATGGTCACCAATTGCCCCAATTTCCGAGGTTGAAGGTGATAATAGAAAACTGTCATTCAATATTGTGTCGGGCACCTCCATGGCTTGCCCACATGCTACAGGAGTTGCTGCTTACGTCAAATCCTTGCACCCCAAATGGTCACCTGCCGCTATCAAGTCGGCTCTCATGACTACcg CTGAGCCCATGAGTGCTGGAAAGAATCCGGAGGCTGAACTTGCATACGGTGCAGGCAATATAAATCCTTCAAAGGCTCCAAATCCTGGTTTAATCTATGATATTGATGCAGCTGACTACATAAAATTTCTTTGCGGACAAGGATATAATACCAAAATATTACAACTTCTGACTGGGGACAATAGTAGCTGTTCTGATGCCACCAATGGAACCGTCAACGATCTAAACTATCCTGCATTTGCTTTATCCACGCCGCCCTTGAGATCCATCAATCGTGTTTTCATTCGGATTGTCACCAATGTTGGATCCCCGACGTCTACGTATAAAGCTATTTTGAACTCCCCACTTGGACTTACAATCAAAGTAACTCCTAGCATTCTATCTTTCACATCTCTTGGACAAAAGCTACCGTTTACGCTCACGATCGAAGGAACTCTAGATAAGTTTATAGTCTCTGCTTCTTTAACGTGGGATGACGGTACGTTCCAAGTGAGGAGCCCCATTGCTGTGTTTGCACCCTGA
- the LOC118348968 gene encoding uncharacterized protein LOC118348968, translating into MVLPSSIVSDRNPTFTRDKPKEWSKRLPMSEWWYNMNWHASTKSTSFEAVYGYPPLPLLPHSPGTTSVQAVEEALRSRDHIVQLFQENLHEAYERMKRFGPYKILELIGNVAYRLELPPGTLIHSVFHVSCLNKKLGNQNVQVSTIPLVAEDGRLRAELEQVLERCMKKKGHRVVTELLVKWQGLGFEDVS; encoded by the exons ATGGTCTTGCCTAGCTCGATTGTCAGTGACAGGAACCCCACATTTACAA GAGATAAACCTAAGGAATGGTCAAAAAGGTTACCAATGAGTGAATGGTGGTATAACATGAATTGGCATGCATCTACAAAAAGTACTTCATTCGAAGCAGTTTATGGGTACCCACCTCTACCATTGTTGCCACATTCCCCTGGTACAACCTCTGTCCAAGCTGTTGAAGAGGCTCTGAGATCTCGAGATCATATTGTCCAACTTTTCCAAGAGAACCTACATGAAGCATATGAAAGGATGAAACG TTTCGGTCCTTACAAGATCTTGGAGCTAATTGGTAATGTTGCCTACCGATTAGAACTTCCTCCTGGAACGCTAATCCATTCGGTATTTCATGTATCATGTTTGAATAAAAAACTAGGGAACCAGAATGTGCAAGTTTCTACCATACCTCTAGTGGCTGAAGATGGTAGATTGAGAGCTGAACTTGAACAAGTCTTGGAGCGGTGCATGAAGAAGAAGGGACACAGAGTTGTGACGGAACTTCTTGTCAAATGGCAGGGGTTAGGGTTTGAAGATGTTTCGTGA